From Aedes albopictus strain Foshan chromosome 1, AalbF5, whole genome shotgun sequence, one genomic window encodes:
- the LOC109428451 gene encoding uncharacterized protein LOC109428451 → MEARLCRLCLAPNCGRIPLFNEMTMTPNVLLIQKVVECTSIKITAEDDYPSSICAECERKLNELSAFKIQCIVNNDFYREKQAELRKKQLSCSQQPTEVVCLDDDDDDEEEVHYAEEEEEQRQQGTDGYFEQPEQPVQKKTRIEEVVIEDDEEDYEEFNLDDFELVEGQEVDQYYQQEEPEYIDNNAILTSILLDDEEDDNDTGNNALLIDQGHYEKIYPYECEFCRRRFSSLTKLESHVKTHSQNRMKCFICGRMVVVHLLRHLRTQHPGMAFPEPVRCWHSKCADLDEVFLDVTQLLAHMDTKRRRR, encoded by the exons ATGGAAGCCCGCTTGTGTCGATTGTGCCTCGCTCCAAACTGCGGTCGGATTCCGCTGTTCAACGAGATGACCATGACACCGAACGTACTCCTGATCCAGAAGGTGGTCGAATGTACCTCGATCAAG ATAACGGCCGAGGACGACTACCCGTCGTCGATTTGCGCCGAATGTGAGCGCAAGCTGAACGAATTATCGGCGTTCAAAATCCAGTGTATCGTGAACAACGATTTCTATCGGGAGAAGCAGGCGGAACTGAGGAAAAAGCAGCTGTCCTGCAGCCAGCAACCGACGGAAGTGGTTTGCttggatgacgacgacgacgacgaagaagaGGTGCATTATGCGGAGGAAGAGGAAGAACAGAGGCAGCAGGGAACGGATGGTTATTTCGAACAGCCGGAGCAACCGGTACAGAAGAAAACCCGAATCGAAGAGGTTGTGATTGAGGACGACGAGGAGGACTACGAGGAGTTCAACCTGGATGACTTCGAGCTGGTGGAAGGCCAGGAAGTGGATCAGTACTACCAGCAGGAGGAGCCGGAGTACATAGACAACAACGCCATCTTGACGTCGATTCTGCTGGACGACGAAGAAGATGATAACGACACTGGGAACAATGCGCTACTCATAGACCAGGGCCATTACGAGAAGATCTATCCGTACGAGTGCGAGTTCTGTCGGAGGCGGTTCTCGTCGCTCACGAAGCTGGAATCGCACGTCAAAACGCACTCGCAGAACCGGATGAAGTGCTTCATCTGCGGGCGGATGGTGGTGGTACACTTGCTGAGGCACCTGCGCACGCAACATCCGGGGATGGCTTTTCCGGAGCCGGTGCGCTGCTGGCACTCCAAGTGCGCCGACTTGGACGAGGTCTTCCTGGATGTCACCCAGCTGCTGGCACATATGGACACAAAGCGGAGAAGGCGGTAG